CATATGCAGATTTCATTGCTTCAGGAAGAACAGGTAGAAGAAATGCAATACATGATATCCTGGTTTCCTCTGCAAGTGGCAACAGCAATGAATTAGCCTTGAAATTAGCAGGTCTTGATATCAACAAGACAGGTGAGTTGTTTGACACACATCTTTCTTCCAAGGTGGGATTATTTGTAGCATTTCACCGAAGAggattaaaacatgaaaaaccaCCTTTGAAAGTAATCTAATAGCGTTACAAACAGTCTAAGGCAAGAAAAAAGTCAGTGACTAATCTCTTAATCACTCCTACTCCATGTTCAGTGACTTTTCTGTATAGGGTTTCCCACTCAAATGCAGAATTCTTAATCTTCTATTACTAATGCAATCAATAAAGCacatgggttttaaaaaaattctaatctaTAAAAGCTCTGAAATTTCTACATAGAATATTTAACAAAGTAGGAACTCCCACCTTCAGTAACATTGGCCATTTCAAAGGAAAAGTTCTCTGGGACCAATTTTAttgaaaatggaagtaaaattgTTTGTTACATCAATATCTTCAGTAAAAAGGtcactcagttttcttttcatgaTAGAATGGGTTTGTGGAAAATTTGTCTTATTACCTGACTTTGCATTCTTCTTACCCAAGTAccaatgaaaaagtaaaacaagactGTAATATCAAAGTACTTTTGAGTATTTAAAAGAATGCCATTGCTTTTGCAGGATTTAAAAGTGGATGTATTTTCCTAacaaatcttgtaaaaaaaaataaataacctttaaaagtaaaaaaaggagTTCACGATTAAGGAACCACAGTGTTGGATACATGAAAAGCACTTATCAGTTTCTGGCTCATGGTAACCACTCAGTACTAATTTGCTATTAGAATTTTTATGGCAAAGCTTTCCAGTTATTGGAAAACTGAGTCAGAGTATATGTTAATGAAACAGTTTAACAATGTTACCCTAACATACCTAGGGACAGTACTTTATTCAGTGGCTAAAGGTCAGCAAGTCACATATTGGTCTTTTCAAattcaaactgaaaataaacCTTTAACATTGACACCTTGGAATATACAGACTTatgtatattttagattttgttgttTCCCTACTATTTATTACCAGAAGTTACTTATCAGAGCAACTCTCAGAAGGGGTTAAGGAAATTATTGCAATTTGGTGGGATGAGGCAAGTAAAATTTTTTCTGTGGTCTTTGAGAGtttgctaattttcttttataagatttatatatatatatatatatattttttttaaagattttatttatttatttgacagacagagatcacaagtaggcagagaggcaggcagagaaagagggggaagcaggctccctgcggagcagagagcccgatgtggggctcgatctcaggactctgggatcatgacccgagccgaaggcagagacttaacccactgagccacccagtcaacCCAagacttatatttttctttatatattaatattctatttaatCTGCATTAATTTTAGACACCCCTAATATTATTAACAGAGcagttccatttcttctttttttgtcttccctGAAATTGAGACTCATCAGCATCAAGACCTATCTTATACAAgagaatatattaaattattatataacaatggaagaaattgatttttattaataaatataataaaattattttatattttatattaatggtATTATTAAACaatttagaataattaaaatatctttatgctatcaaatgtctttttttctaaacatttctaGATTTTAATTGCTATTCTCCAGGCTCCtagaaatttttgtttgtcttctaaTCCTAAAGTCCAGGGCCAGGcaaaatataaatagtaataacttttttattattctaagtacaaagaactaaaaataataactgaaatactgacaaatatataaatgacaaatGAAATATCAATAGCTGAGTTGTGGGAGAGACTTCCTCTGTAACTCATGAATGTTTCAACTTCTTTTTAGTTTATACTCCACAATATTGCTGTCCCATGTTTACCTTAATTTGTTAACAAGCATGTATTTAGCAACGGCTTTGCAATTGCAGCTTTATGCTAAGGGCTGAGAAGTGTTCCGAGACACCTAAAAAGCCCCAAACCTCATGAGAGTCAAAGTCCTCATCTTGTATTTATGCAGTCAGTTTCATCCTTAAATATTCTACTGTCTTGTACCTGCCCTAATTtgacttcattcttttgattACCAAAAGCTGTTCCTGTTATTCAAATTTTTGTTGAATGCGAATCTACACATCTCAGATTCAGGCCATCTATACATCTACACATCTTGGGAGGCTGTTTATTGCTGTGAAAGTAGTTTAtgaactgtatatatatatacatatatatatacacatatgtatatatatgtacacacacacatacacatatatacatatatatatgcctgGTCATACCCAGAGAACtcctttagaaacagaaaatatatgtattggggtgcctgggtggctcaatgggttaaccctctgccttcagctcaggtcatgatctcagggtcggctctctgctgggcagggagcctgcttccccctctctctgcctgccttctgcctacttgtgatctctctctgtcaaatgagtaaataaaatcttaaaaaaaagaaaaagaaaatatatgtatttatgtagaaTAGCTTTTAATTTCCCTAAAGTATGGTGTCTGGTGAAATGTTTTGTGTATACTTGTTAAGAGCAAAGGAGAAATTGCCTTTCAACATTTCCATTCAAAGAATGGAACAGCCCACTCACCTCTGTTCATTTGAATTATGGTAACAAACACTCAACAAACATTGATATAGTTTACATATTGAACACccaaaaatattttgctaaaactcttaaaaaatcaGATGGGTTATCAACAAGTactataaataatgtaaaatgcaatttttaattatttcttaaaataagaaagaagtgaaaaggTAAACGCTTCCCACTTTCGATTTCTGTCTAAAATCACTTCTGATTTCTGTAACCCGTAAAACTAGAAGTGTCATGATCTGGCTTTGAGATTTCCTAGCATAAATCATCACTGACCATTGTAAAAATtgctattcttttgttttgtgccATGCTGTCCCAAGTTCATAGAACCAGAATTAGCCAaccttaaaaaatactaattgaGGAACTGATTACCAATAAAATATACCTGTCTCTATGAGAATTTCAGACTTTTTGAGTATTTCTGAAATTTCCAATATGATATATTAAGAGTCAGTAAATATAGGCAAtagtttttcttttgcctttatcctttttttttattgtctcttaCAGAAGGTGAAGAAGATGCACAACGAAATTCCACAGAACAAAGTGGGGAAGCCCAGGGGGAAGCAGCAAAATCTGAAAGCTAACATCCCACTTTGATAACTTCAGCAACACCTGACAATGTCTCAAATCTCCAGGCCTGGCTGGAATGCATTTGTTTCCGAGAgtgaaagaggggggaaaaaagtagctGTGCTGCATTATAGGAATCTGCTCATTATCATGTCAAAAATGGGGGCAGAGGCTGTGGCTGCAGACAGACTTTTCTCTACCTCTGTCATTAGCAATGGTTGAAATCATGTGGCTTGTGTTTGGATGTCATTTTGTATGGATCCTTTCACTTGACCATATGATAAAATGCTTGTAGAGAGTAGCACTGACCTAGATGATGATTCTTCCTGCAGCATCTGGCCCCTCAAAATGTCAGAGGATTTAATTGTGTCTAATTGCAAAGGGTTGGTTGAACCCCAGAGTTTAAATATCTCTGGTCTAAGTATTCACCCAGTAAAAGAACCATCCAGAAAGCACTGTTTTTAGCATTATGTATCTGTGTGTTCCTGCTGTGTTATTTACACTGTTTTGTATTGTACAGTATACGCGCTCAGCACTGCCCCCTTCTTTGATTGCtcatgagaaacaaaaataatgtatgttACTGTGAATTTTTATAccactcatttttaaaagggctgcctttttccttctccacagTGTGGTGGTGTACACAGGACagatcatacttttttttaacttaatcttTCCCCTTGATCCACTGTTGATGAATTAAATCTAACCAATTCATCAAGACTTTTTTGCTTTATTATAGAGGCATTTGAAAATATCCGCTAATGTGAATTTTACTTGAATTCAGTCTGTTTGAT
This region of Mustela erminea isolate mMusErm1 chromosome 16, mMusErm1.Pri, whole genome shotgun sequence genomic DNA includes:
- the PKIA gene encoding cAMP-dependent protein kinase inhibitor alpha, producing MTDVETTYADFIASGRTGRRNAIHDILVSSASGNSNELALKLAGLDINKTEGEEDAQRNSTEQSGEAQGEAAKSES